TCCTATATTATTAGCAGAAAGTAATAGTATAAATTCATTTACAATAAATGAAATTAAGAGATTAAATCCTAATAAGATTATAGTAATAGGTGGGGAAGAAGCTATATCTCAAAAAGTATGCAATGATATAAAAAAAACAAATCAAAGTATAGTTTTTGAGAGAATAGGTGGAAAGGATAGGTATGAAACTAATACTAAAGTTTTAAATAGATTTATTGATGAATTGGATTTATCAAAAGTTTATATGGCAATTGGAGATCCATCAAATATGGATTATGCAGATGCGTTATCCTGTGCTCCATTAGCTGCAATTAGTAAAAGTCCAATACTATTAGTTCCTACAACTAGACAAATTCCTAAAAGTATAACAGACTTTGCTTATGATAAATTACAAAATAATACAAATATAATTGCTATAGGAGGAAAAGCTATATTACCTAATTATAAAATAAATTCTATAATTCCTGAAAAATAAAAGTATATGTTATAATTTATTATGAATAATAAAAACAGTAAAGTATATTTTATTTAATGATGATTTAGGGAGAAAATAGTTATGAAGAAATTTGGAAATTTTTTATCTTACATTATAAGTGTATATATAGTTATATTACCTATATTACCTAGTAAATTTAAATATAAAAATATACCTTTAAATGCAGATGTTTTATTAGCAGTCATGATGATTATATTTATGATAGCTGTTATTATAAATAAGGATATAAGGAAAAAGTTTGTATATGAAATAAAAAGAGATTTTTTTA
Above is a window of Clostridium sporogenes DNA encoding:
- a CDS encoding cell wall-binding repeat-containing protein, encoding MKVLLIKEYIDTIILASGENYADALRAVPLASKNQCPILLAESNSINSFTINEIKRLNPNKIIVIGGEEAISQKVCNDIKKTNQSIVFERIGGKDRYETNTKVLNRFIDELDLSKVYMAIGDPSNMDYADALSCAPLAAISKSPILLVPTTRQIPKSITDFAYDKLQNNTNIIAIGGKAILPNYKINSIIPEK